The following proteins are encoded in a genomic region of Alistipes shahii WAL 8301:
- a CDS encoding SusC/RagA family TonB-linked outer membrane protein, with translation MRVLRPLVLSLLLVLGGGITALSAQNREVSGKVLDANQQPLVGVAVLVDGTTKGVTTSENGTFKIQVPSGEAVLQVTCLGYLPQKVTVPSSRNSITIYLQEDAIMLDATVVIGYGTQKKVNLTGAVATVGSKELENRVTHSLGSMLQGSVAGLNITTSSGKPGSTPAINIRGVNSINSADPLVLIDGVVGDLNRVNPNDVESISVIKDASAAAVYGARAAFGVILVTTKNGSAQDGKATVRYSGRFGWEEATTSTDYENRGYWSVYTVNKFWQADSGTNYVKYNDHDMQQLLARVNDRTEHPDRPWVVEEIRNGRKQWVYYGNYDWWDMLFQQRRPVQQHNISLSGGTKDIKYLVSGAYDRQEGIQRAHPDVYNKYNLRAKLDFRINRWATLSNNTSFFSSNYKSLGDGSVDNTIAYSARHALANFPMKNPDGSWLYSTPYLDYKIANGRHILLNEGTHRNVDRSNDFSNTTRLVITPFKTLSITGDFTYRLYQNRNTSRSSAMNYREYPDGPLLAYDTGAGMNQLDEVVQTRNYYSANVYANYDETFGEAHHVSATAGFNYETWSSKNVSVAGINLSSINLDDLNLATGSPTEGAYGGGQNEYALAGFFARINYDYKGRYLFEVSGRYDGSSRFAPGNRWGLFPSASAGWRISEEPFFGNAKDLVDNLKLRASFGSLGNQNVSSYYTYMRLITNKDFSNYTFDGSIKGKYSSLGAPVASDLTWETAQQWDLGLDLTMLNNRLNFTGDVYIRDTKDMLTDGMALPGVYGADSPSMNSAELRTKGYELSVSWRDQFKLAGKPFEYSVGFNLSDYKSVITKYDNNPNKSLTNLTKGDYYVGMEIGEIWGFKTDGFFKTTEEAQAYAKEVDLSYSTGRLTGGWQAGDLKFVDLDGNGVWGVGNDTVDKPGDRTILGNSLPTLSYGINASIRWMGFDASVFFQGTGNHYWYPHGEMMPFWGCYSYPYLSYLPTDFLGKVWAEDNPNSYFPRARAYSSSGGYLSKVNDRYLQNIRYLRLKNLTVGYTIPATLTKKAGIDQIRIYFSGENLCYWSPLKKNSKYVDPEAAINRSGVNNNAYYPWAKTFMFGIDITF, from the coding sequence ATGAGAGTATTAAGACCACTGGTTCTATCTCTTCTTCTGGTATTGGGAGGGGGAATAACAGCCCTTTCGGCCCAGAACAGGGAGGTGTCGGGAAAAGTCCTCGACGCCAATCAACAGCCGCTCGTGGGTGTAGCCGTTCTGGTCGATGGTACGACCAAAGGCGTCACAACCTCTGAAAACGGCACCTTCAAAATCCAGGTTCCGTCGGGAGAAGCCGTTCTCCAGGTCACCTGCCTGGGTTACCTGCCCCAGAAAGTGACGGTTCCCTCAAGCCGGAACAGCATCACGATCTACCTGCAAGAGGACGCCATCATGCTCGATGCAACCGTCGTAATCGGCTACGGTACGCAGAAAAAAGTCAACCTGACCGGCGCCGTTGCGACCGTAGGGAGCAAGGAGCTCGAAAACCGCGTCACCCATTCGCTGGGCAGCATGTTGCAGGGTTCCGTAGCGGGTCTCAACATCACCACCTCCTCGGGTAAACCCGGCAGCACACCGGCGATCAACATCCGCGGCGTCAACTCGATCAACTCGGCCGACCCGCTCGTGCTGATCGACGGCGTGGTGGGCGACCTGAACCGCGTCAACCCCAACGACGTGGAGTCGATCTCGGTCATCAAGGACGCTTCGGCGGCAGCCGTCTACGGCGCCCGCGCAGCCTTCGGCGTCATCCTGGTCACCACCAAGAACGGCTCGGCCCAGGACGGCAAGGCGACGGTGCGTTACAGCGGCCGTTTCGGCTGGGAGGAGGCCACGACCTCGACCGACTACGAGAACCGCGGTTACTGGTCGGTCTATACGGTCAACAAGTTCTGGCAGGCCGACTCCGGAACGAACTATGTCAAATACAACGATCACGACATGCAGCAGCTGCTGGCGCGCGTGAACGACAGGACCGAGCATCCCGACCGTCCGTGGGTCGTCGAAGAGATCCGCAACGGCCGCAAACAGTGGGTCTACTACGGCAACTACGACTGGTGGGACATGCTCTTCCAGCAGCGTCGGCCCGTGCAGCAGCACAACATCTCGCTCAGCGGCGGCACGAAGGACATCAAATACCTCGTCTCGGGCGCCTATGACCGCCAGGAAGGTATTCAGCGCGCACATCCCGACGTGTATAACAAATACAACCTGCGTGCGAAACTCGATTTTCGGATCAACCGGTGGGCAACGCTCTCGAACAACACGTCGTTCTTCTCGTCGAATTACAAGTCTCTGGGAGACGGCAGCGTAGACAACACCATCGCTTACAGCGCCCGCCACGCACTGGCCAACTTCCCCATGAAGAACCCCGACGGATCGTGGCTTTACAGCACGCCGTATCTCGATTACAAGATCGCCAACGGACGCCACATCCTGCTCAACGAGGGCACGCACCGCAACGTCGACCGCTCGAACGACTTCTCGAACACGACACGCCTGGTCATCACGCCGTTCAAGACGTTGAGCATCACGGGTGACTTCACCTACCGCCTCTACCAGAACCGCAATACGAGCCGCAGTTCCGCAATGAACTACCGCGAATACCCCGACGGGCCGCTGCTCGCCTACGACACGGGCGCCGGCATGAACCAGCTCGACGAAGTGGTTCAGACGCGCAACTACTATTCGGCCAACGTCTACGCCAACTACGACGAAACGTTCGGCGAGGCGCACCACGTGTCGGCAACCGCCGGATTCAACTACGAAACGTGGTCCAGCAAGAACGTCTCGGTGGCAGGCATCAACCTCTCCTCCATAAACCTCGACGACCTGAATCTGGCAACAGGCTCTCCCACGGAGGGCGCTTACGGCGGCGGCCAGAACGAATACGCCCTGGCAGGCTTCTTCGCCCGTATCAACTACGACTACAAAGGGCGCTACCTCTTCGAGGTGAGCGGACGCTACGACGGATCGTCGCGTTTCGCACCGGGCAACCGCTGGGGCCTGTTCCCCTCGGCATCGGCCGGATGGCGCATCTCCGAGGAGCCGTTCTTCGGCAACGCCAAAGACCTGGTGGACAACCTCAAGCTGCGCGCTTCGTTCGGCAGTCTGGGCAACCAGAACGTGTCGTCCTACTACACCTACATGCGCCTGATCACGAACAAGGATTTCAGCAACTACACCTTCGACGGCAGCATAAAGGGCAAATACTCCTCGCTGGGCGCCCCCGTAGCCTCCGACCTGACCTGGGAAACCGCCCAGCAGTGGGACCTGGGTCTGGATCTCACCATGCTGAACAACCGGCTCAACTTCACCGGCGACGTCTACATCCGCGACACGAAGGACATGCTGACCGACGGAATGGCGCTGCCCGGCGTATACGGGGCCGATTCGCCCAGCATGAACTCCGCCGAACTGCGTACGAAGGGTTATGAGCTCTCCGTCAGCTGGCGCGACCAGTTCAAACTCGCCGGCAAACCGTTCGAATACAGCGTCGGTTTCAACCTCAGCGACTACAAGAGCGTCATCACCAAATACGACAACAACCCGAACAAGTCATTGACCAACCTGACAAAGGGAGATTATTACGTCGGCATGGAGATCGGCGAAATCTGGGGCTTCAAGACCGACGGGTTCTTCAAGACCACCGAAGAGGCGCAGGCCTATGCCAAAGAGGTCGACCTGAGTTACAGCACGGGCCGTCTGACCGGCGGCTGGCAGGCCGGCGACCTGAAGTTCGTCGACCTAGACGGCAACGGCGTCTGGGGAGTCGGCAACGACACCGTCGACAAGCCGGGCGACCGGACGATCCTGGGCAACTCGCTCCCGACGCTCTCCTACGGCATCAACGCCTCGATCCGCTGGATGGGCTTCGACGCTTCGGTCTTCTTCCAGGGAACCGGCAACCACTACTGGTATCCCCACGGAGAAATGATGCCTTTCTGGGGCTGCTATTCCTATCCCTACCTCTCCTACCTCCCGACGGATTTCCTCGGCAAGGTATGGGCTGAGGACAATCCCAACTCCTATTTCCCGCGCGCAAGAGCCTATTCTTCATCGGGAGGTTATCTGAGCAAGGTCAACGACCGTTACCTGCAGAATATCCGCTACCTGCGCCTGAAAAACCTGACCGTCGGCTACACGATCCCCGCGACCCTCACCAAGAAGGCCGGCATCGACCAGATCCGCATCTATTTCTCGGGCGAGAACCTCTGCTACTGGTCGCCGCTCAAAAAGAACTCCAAGTACGTCGATCCCGAAGCGGCTATCAACCGTTCCGGCGTGAACAACAACGCCTACTATCCGTGGGCCAAGACGTTCATGTTCGGCATCGACATCACCTTCTAA
- a CDS encoding GNAT family N-acetyltransferase, with protein sequence MIEFKPVRLEDRAVIERYTMPSGICNCDLAFANMYCWQAVFHSAWAEIGGFLVIRFQIDGGERIGYMQPVGEGDFGPILPLLREDAHAHGQRLRIIGLTDEGRDTIRRIVPCHFAFESDRALEDYVYNADDLRNLAGRRYQPKRNHINRFTAEYPDYCYEELTPDRFGECMALEREWRKAHEGHTSELCAEQRAMQRAFEHFEELGLIGGCIYVGDRLAAFTYGSAVNDHTFDTHVEKADTEFDGAFTIINKLFAQHLPERFTLINREEDLGLDGLRQAKLSYHPAFLQHKFAAICMHPDEVACKELWMKAFGDDEQFADSFIMRYYSRRRMLTAEAEGRMAAMLHLLPFRTELGRTTYIYGVATDPAFRGRGLASQLMREAMRLIAERGDDAALLIPTPGKEWLREFYGRFGFAGDVPARFVSADRFDFGTGDAAADRAMVWRRDSSVPLPEQLTASWHS encoded by the coding sequence ATGATTGAATTCAAACCCGTGCGCCTCGAAGACCGGGCGGTCATCGAGCGTTATACCATGCCCTCGGGCATCTGCAACTGCGACCTCGCCTTCGCCAACATGTACTGCTGGCAGGCGGTGTTCCACAGCGCGTGGGCCGAGATCGGCGGATTCCTGGTGATCCGCTTCCAGATCGACGGCGGCGAGCGCATCGGTTACATGCAGCCCGTCGGCGAGGGCGACTTCGGCCCGATCCTCCCCCTCCTGCGCGAAGACGCCCACGCCCACGGACAGCGGCTGCGGATCATCGGCCTGACGGACGAAGGCCGCGACACGATCCGCCGGATCGTTCCCTGCCATTTCGCGTTCGAGTCGGACCGCGCGCTGGAGGATTACGTCTACAACGCCGACGATCTTCGCAACCTTGCCGGACGCCGCTATCAGCCCAAGCGCAACCACATCAACCGCTTCACGGCCGAATATCCCGACTACTGCTACGAAGAGCTGACGCCCGACCGCTTCGGGGAGTGCATGGCCCTCGAGCGTGAATGGCGCAAGGCCCACGAAGGTCACACCTCGGAGCTGTGCGCCGAGCAGCGGGCCATGCAGCGGGCCTTCGAACATTTCGAAGAACTGGGGCTGATCGGCGGTTGCATCTACGTCGGCGACCGCCTCGCGGCCTTCACCTACGGCTCGGCGGTCAACGACCACACCTTCGACACCCATGTAGAGAAGGCCGACACGGAGTTCGACGGCGCTTTCACGATCATCAACAAACTCTTCGCACAGCACCTCCCCGAACGTTTCACGCTGATCAACCGTGAGGAGGACCTCGGGCTGGACGGACTGCGGCAGGCCAAACTCTCCTACCACCCGGCGTTCCTCCAGCACAAATTCGCGGCGATCTGCATGCACCCCGACGAAGTGGCCTGCAAAGAGCTTTGGATGAAGGCCTTCGGCGACGACGAACAATTCGCCGACTCGTTCATCATGCGCTATTACTCCCGCCGCCGGATGCTGACGGCCGAGGCCGAAGGCCGCATGGCGGCGATGCTCCACCTCCTGCCGTTCCGGACGGAGCTGGGCCGCACGACCTATATTTATGGCGTAGCGACGGACCCGGCGTTCCGGGGACGCGGACTGGCTTCGCAGCTGATGCGCGAAGCGATGCGGCTCATCGCGGAGCGCGGCGACGATGCGGCGCTCCTCATCCCGACGCCCGGCAAGGAGTGGCTCCGGGAATTTTACGGACGCTTCGGGTTCGCTGGCGACGTTCCGGCGAGGTTCGTTTCCGCAGACCGCTTCGACTTCGGCACGGGCGACGCGGCCGCCGACCGGGCGATGGTCTGGCGGCGCGACTCCTCGGTTCCGCTCCCCGAACAGCTCACCGCCTCCTGGCATTCATAG
- a CDS encoding LTA synthase family protein yields the protein MKRLLHTPLALLVWRIALLYAALMLCRAAFWVYNAALLGPPEWSELGQLVAGSLKFDTASVVYADGVFILLSLLPLHLRERRWYRGMLFWYYVIVNAVLIAAANLADTVYFRYTQKRFTADEIFFADNDNSLQLAGKFMAENWYLVLLWAGLVALLAWGYRRRTHEESVFSRGWAYYAGGTAVFALAAGLSVAGMRGGMTRMTRPITLSNAMLYTADSGKANLILSNPFCILRTIGSAGSVKYRKYFTPEELPQRFTPVHQPADSAAVDLTGRNVMIFIMESMSAEHSAFLHPELYADLPEKGFTPFLDSLMRNGLTFKRMYANGSRSIQAMPSVLGSIPSFRTPFVLMPQSLGESRQLPAMLADKGYATAFFCGSERGSMGFGAYARSAGVERLVSREDYEAKHGTRDFDGYWGIWDEEFLQFTGEELTAMPEPFFAALFTLSSHHPFVVPEKYAATLPEGYTRIHKGVAYDDRAFRLFFQRFGGEEWFRRTIFVFVADHVSSEKFAEETRSYPGNMHIIGFIYTPDGALRGEVGEITQQLDIMPTLLGLTGNREPYFAFGRDVLNEPQRPRWSVSYDGRFRALTGEGAIVLDDSDMNVQECPATPAADSLAQNFRALVQQYYTHIEKKSYTAND from the coding sequence ATGAAACGCCTGCTCCATACGCCGCTGGCGCTGCTCGTGTGGCGCATCGCACTGCTCTACGCGGCGCTGATGCTCTGCCGCGCGGCGTTCTGGGTCTACAACGCCGCCCTGCTCGGTCCGCCGGAGTGGAGCGAACTGGGGCAGCTCGTGGCCGGGTCGCTGAAATTCGACACCGCGTCGGTCGTCTATGCCGACGGCGTGTTCATCCTGCTGTCGCTCCTGCCCCTGCACCTGCGCGAACGGCGCTGGTACCGGGGCATGCTGTTCTGGTATTACGTGATCGTCAACGCCGTGCTGATCGCAGCGGCGAACCTCGCCGACACGGTCTATTTCCGCTACACGCAGAAGCGTTTCACGGCCGACGAAATTTTCTTCGCCGACAACGACAACTCGTTGCAGCTGGCCGGAAAGTTCATGGCCGAAAACTGGTATCTCGTACTGCTGTGGGCGGGACTCGTGGCGTTGCTGGCGTGGGGTTACCGCCGCCGGACGCACGAGGAGAGCGTTTTCAGCCGCGGCTGGGCCTACTATGCCGGCGGCACAGCCGTCTTCGCCCTCGCGGCGGGGCTGAGCGTCGCCGGGATGCGCGGCGGCATGACCCGCATGACCCGTCCGATCACCCTTTCCAACGCCATGCTCTACACGGCGGACAGCGGCAAGGCCAATCTGATTTTAAGCAACCCGTTCTGCATCCTGCGCACCATCGGCAGCGCGGGAAGCGTCAAATACAGGAAATATTTCACCCCGGAGGAATTGCCCCAGCGCTTCACGCCCGTGCACCAGCCCGCCGACAGCGCGGCGGTCGATCTCACGGGCCGCAACGTGATGATTTTCATCATGGAGAGCATGTCGGCCGAGCACTCCGCGTTCCTCCATCCGGAACTCTACGCCGACCTCCCGGAAAAAGGCTTCACGCCGTTCCTCGATTCATTGATGCGCAACGGTCTGACATTCAAACGGATGTACGCCAACGGCTCGCGTTCGATCCAGGCCATGCCCTCGGTGCTGGGAAGCATCCCCTCGTTCCGCACGCCGTTCGTACTGATGCCCCAATCGTTGGGTGAGAGCCGCCAGCTGCCCGCCATGCTGGCGGACAAAGGCTATGCGACGGCCTTCTTCTGCGGCTCGGAACGCGGCTCGATGGGCTTCGGGGCCTATGCCCGTTCGGCAGGCGTCGAGCGGCTCGTAAGCCGCGAGGACTACGAGGCGAAGCACGGAACAAGGGATTTCGACGGCTACTGGGGCATCTGGGACGAAGAGTTCCTGCAATTCACGGGCGAGGAGCTGACGGCGATGCCCGAACCTTTCTTCGCCGCGCTGTTCACCCTCTCGTCGCACCACCCGTTCGTCGTACCCGAAAAGTACGCCGCGACGCTGCCCGAGGGCTACACCCGGATTCACAAGGGCGTCGCCTACGACGACCGGGCGTTCCGCCTCTTCTTCCAGCGTTTCGGCGGCGAGGAGTGGTTCCGCCGCACGATCTTCGTCTTCGTGGCCGACCACGTGTCGTCGGAGAAATTCGCGGAGGAGACGCGCTCCTACCCGGGCAACATGCACATCATCGGCTTCATCTACACCCCCGACGGCGCCCTGCGGGGCGAGGTCGGCGAGATCACGCAGCAACTGGACATCATGCCCACCCTGCTGGGACTCACTGGCAACCGGGAGCCTTATTTCGCATTCGGGCGCGACGTGCTGAACGAACCGCAACGGCCCCGCTGGTCGGTCAGCTACGACGGACGGTTCCGCGCGCTGACCGGCGAAGGCGCAATCGTGCTCGACGATTCGGACATGAATGTGCAGGAATGCCCGGCCACCCCGGCCGCCGACAGTCTGGCACAGAATTTCCGGGCGCTGGTCCAGCAGTATTACACCCATATCGAGAAAAAGAGCTATACGGCAAATGATTGA
- a CDS encoding calcineurin-like phosphoesterase C-terminal domain-containing protein, whose translation MKNVLKYLLLALIAVSQLFACGGSDDEKTPADNFDVQFTVPGSVDVTEGGECTFAVSGGGKSPLTTDTFILESDAGISYVCPIVNTTSDSFTVRLADGCETGYYKVFVKRDARKKSFGRIYINIVEDIDFKPDAGTTVYGIVSSAGVGVENVVVSDGAEVTVTNEKGIYQLKSAKKWGYVFISVPSGYEVPSVGVLPQFHRALKNSADVVERADFKLEKVDGQDSYKIFMLGDMHLANRTGDLGQFAQFTSDLTDYMTRHKGEKMYALTLGDMTWDLYWYSNSYYFPQYLNTINSQIKNLQIFHTMGNHDNDFQTRSDYDAAVKYVDQICPTYYSFNIGKVHYVVMDDIDCSSYDGTESRNYVKSLSAEQLDWLAKDLSHVAKTTPVVVAMHAQVFYPTTSGFKIDHDPVNTLRLFDILDGYTVRFVTGHTHKLFNVTPDAPIVDGHNFREYNSGSVCASWWWSGNLTPGIHIGTDGTPGGYGIWDVTGTDFQCLYKSTGWPEEYQFRSYDLNNVHFSMADVPLMPSDISASVKNAYMQYVNAYPQNNDNEVLINIWNWNSDWTLSVVDENRKTLPYTEVWAYDPLHIAALSVKRFNNAGLKSTPSFITDKFTHFFKVKADDADTDLVITVKDEFGNEWTENMQRPKAFSTDAYRRK comes from the coding sequence ATGAAAAACGTATTAAAGTATCTGTTACTGGCACTCATCGCCGTCTCGCAACTCTTCGCCTGCGGCGGCAGCGATGACGAAAAGACCCCCGCGGATAATTTCGACGTGCAATTCACGGTTCCGGGGTCGGTAGACGTCACCGAAGGCGGCGAGTGCACTTTCGCCGTAAGTGGGGGGGGGAAATCGCCCCTGACCACAGACACATTCATTCTTGAGTCGGACGCAGGCATCTCCTACGTCTGCCCCATCGTCAACACCACTTCCGACAGTTTCACCGTACGCCTGGCCGACGGGTGTGAAACGGGTTACTACAAAGTCTTCGTCAAAAGAGACGCGCGCAAAAAATCGTTCGGAAGAATCTACATCAACATCGTCGAAGACATAGATTTCAAACCGGATGCAGGCACCACGGTCTACGGGATCGTGTCGTCGGCCGGCGTCGGCGTGGAGAACGTCGTGGTCTCCGACGGCGCGGAGGTGACCGTCACGAACGAGAAGGGCATCTACCAGCTCAAATCGGCCAAAAAGTGGGGATATGTCTTCATCTCCGTCCCGAGCGGCTACGAAGTTCCGTCCGTCGGGGTGCTCCCGCAGTTCCACCGCGCGCTCAAAAACAGCGCCGACGTCGTCGAACGGGCCGACTTCAAGCTCGAAAAGGTCGACGGACAGGACTCCTACAAGATCTTCATGCTGGGCGACATGCACCTCGCCAACCGAACGGGCGACCTGGGACAGTTCGCCCAGTTCACCTCCGACCTTACGGACTACATGACCCGCCACAAGGGCGAGAAGATGTATGCGCTCACCCTCGGGGACATGACCTGGGACCTCTACTGGTATTCGAACAGCTACTATTTCCCCCAGTACCTGAACACCATCAACAGCCAGATCAAGAATCTGCAGATCTTCCACACCATGGGCAACCATGACAACGACTTCCAGACCAGGTCGGACTACGATGCGGCGGTCAAATATGTGGATCAGATCTGCCCGACCTACTATTCGTTCAACATCGGCAAGGTCCATTACGTCGTCATGGACGACATCGATTGCAGCAGCTACGACGGAACCGAATCCCGCAACTATGTCAAGAGCCTCTCCGCCGAGCAGCTGGACTGGCTGGCGAAAGACCTGTCGCACGTGGCCAAGACGACCCCCGTCGTCGTTGCCATGCATGCGCAGGTGTTCTATCCGACCACATCGGGATTCAAGATCGACCATGATCCGGTCAACACCCTGCGGCTTTTCGACATCCTCGACGGATATACCGTCCGCTTCGTGACGGGGCATACCCACAAACTTTTCAACGTGACGCCCGACGCTCCGATCGTGGACGGGCATAACTTCCGGGAGTATAACTCCGGCTCGGTATGCGCTTCGTGGTGGTGGTCCGGCAACCTCACACCCGGAATCCACATCGGAACCGACGGAACTCCGGGCGGCTACGGCATCTGGGATGTCACGGGAACCGATTTCCAATGTCTCTACAAATCGACCGGATGGCCCGAAGAGTACCAGTTCCGCAGCTACGACCTGAACAACGTGCATTTTTCGATGGCCGACGTTCCGCTGATGCCTTCCGACATCTCCGCTTCGGTCAAGAACGCCTATATGCAATATGTCAACGCCTATCCGCAGAACAACGACAACGAGGTGCTGATCAACATCTGGAACTGGAATTCGGACTGGACGTTGAGCGTCGTCGACGAAAACCGCAAGACGCTGCCCTACACCGAAGTCTGGGCCTACGACCCGCTCCATATCGCGGCGCTCTCGGTCAAGCGGTTCAACAACGCGGGACTCAAGTCGACCCCGTCGTTCATCACCGACAAGTTCACGCACTTCTTCAAGGTGAAGGCGGACGATGCGGACACCGACCTTGTGATCACCGTCAAGGACGAATTCGGAAACGAGTGGACCGAAAACATGCAGCGGCCGAAAGCATTCTCCACGGATGCCTACCGACGCAAGTGA
- the nadC gene encoding carboxylating nicotinate-nucleotide diphosphorylase, translated as MKPEYKPFVDELIELCIREDIGDGDHTSLSCIPADEHGRMRLLCKQEGTIAGIEIAQLVLQRLDPEMKFEQILHDGDRVAPGDVAFYVSGRLRSLLQAERILLNIMQRMSGVATQTAVYVKRLEGLRTKVLDTRKTTPGMRVLDKMAVKIGGGENHRMGLFDMILLKDNHIDFAGGIRPAIEGVRRYLAAKGKTIPIECEVRTLEDIDEVFAAGGVDRIMFDNFTPEMTRRAVEKVAGRCETESSGGITLDTMRDYAECGVDFISVGALTHQIKSLDMSLKACE; from the coding sequence ATGAAACCCGAATACAAACCTTTCGTAGATGAATTGATCGAACTCTGCATCAGGGAGGACATCGGCGACGGCGACCACACGTCGCTCTCGTGCATCCCGGCCGACGAACACGGACGCATGCGCCTGCTGTGCAAGCAGGAGGGCACGATCGCCGGGATCGAAATCGCGCAACTCGTACTGCAACGCCTCGATCCCGAAATGAAATTCGAACAGATCCTGCACGACGGCGACCGTGTCGCGCCCGGCGACGTGGCCTTTTACGTCTCGGGACGCCTGCGCTCGCTGCTTCAGGCCGAGCGCATCCTGCTGAACATCATGCAGCGCATGAGCGGCGTGGCGACCCAGACCGCCGTTTATGTCAAGCGGCTGGAGGGACTTCGTACCAAGGTCCTCGACACGCGCAAGACCACGCCCGGCATGCGCGTGCTGGACAAGATGGCCGTGAAGATCGGCGGCGGCGAGAACCACCGCATGGGGCTGTTCGACATGATCCTGCTGAAGGACAACCACATCGACTTCGCCGGCGGCATCCGCCCCGCGATCGAAGGTGTGCGCCGATACCTCGCGGCCAAAGGCAAGACGATCCCCATCGAGTGCGAGGTCCGCACGCTGGAAGACATCGACGAGGTGTTCGCGGCGGGCGGCGTCGACCGCATCATGTTCGACAACTTCACTCCCGAAATGACCCGCCGGGCGGTCGAGAAGGTCGCCGGACGCTGCGAGACCGAATCGAGCGGCGGCATCACGCTCGACACGATGCGCGACTATGCCGAGTGCGGCGTCGACTTCATCTCGGTGGGCGCGCTGACGCACCAGATCAAGTCGCTCGACATGTCGCTGAAAGCCTGCGAATAG